The genomic interval GAAATATAAACTTACTGTAGTTCAGTTTTGGTTCTTTCTTAGCTTCAATTACAACAAACCTACTTCACATACAAAAGCAGGTTTGTCGTAGTCTAATTTTAGAGCTTATAAGATCTAAATAGCTGCAGTATGTTGTAGATACACAACACAGAATCATCAGCACATGTTTTTGTATGAATTTAAAAACTGCCTCATTCTCCACTCAAGTCtatgaataaaacattaattttattGAAATACTACATAACAAAAAGCTAAATTTGTGAAATTTTCCAAACTTTTAGCTGAAAATTTGAATCTAATATGTTTACCGAAATGGATTCCTTACCAATCTATTTTTCAGGACAAACACATCAGCATTTGTATCTGGCAAAGTGGATCTTGGAGAATTGATGTTGGGATAGAAATGTGTGCACCTCCATTGATAGTGACCACAAGAAATTagaaatgtttgttttaaaacTTTATTTGCATATCAAAACAAAATGTTGTGCATTCCAAgaactgaaattaaaaaaaatgccactCAATTTGAAAGCATTTTACAAGTTGCCAAAAGCCATGATTGGCTTGGATTAGAGGGACATGGGTACAGTGCTGTTGATGAGCGCTCTCTACTCCCCATGCAGAGATGGACTCTGGAGAGCTCAGAGTGCAGAGGGACACTAGGATAATAGCAAGTCCAACACACAGATTGCCAGTCAGTAGTTTCCTCCATTATTGTTAAAGGAGTCGGGGCTTAAAGGGGCGGAAAGGGATTTCGTGTTTATGTTGGAGTGGAGGTGGTGAAGTAAGTACTACACAGTCGTCGGCTTTCATCCAATCACAATGCAACACGGGCTCAGGTTACAAAGTAATACAGCTAAAAGGAGTTAAAAACAAGGCAATGTTTGTGGAATGTACAGTGCATGGCGGACGCTCTGTGTTCATGACGTCTCTGCTTGCTTCTCCTGTTCAATGGCTGAGGAAAAGAGAGGAAACGCTTAGTTTGTCCAACCGAAGGTAGCACATTTCAGGGCTTTACAGTAAATTGCACACTTGTTAGTAACAAGTTGTTACAGTTTAAACAAATCAAGGACAACAACTTGAGTTCCTGTGCTTGGTGCAaaaatggcacatttaattaaaatacaattagAATTTGTTGACTAATAAATTTCATGTCGTAATTCATATTTGCTGTCGTCTTACTTTCTTTAGACGGCAGGGGATTTTTCTCCTCAGTCTGAGTCTTCTTCAGCTTGGTTTTGTCAAAGCTGGTGACTTCCTCCAGATTCGGCTTATCAGACATGACTGTAGGGTATCTAGTGATCATAAAACATCGTTAGGTTTGAAATATCTGCATGACCAGGCAGCTTGTCTGAGGGAGAAAAATGACCTATGTGTAAAATTTCCTTGGCACTGAGGTATGTCCTTCACAATCTGGACCACACCCGTTCAATACCGTACAATACATCCGTATGTAGGCAGAAGCAGGGCccattttacagtaaaaatttAATTTGCATTATAATATAAACTCAGATTAGTGAAACAGCAAGAAGAAGAATTTTAATTCAACTGGACACGGAAGTATATGCAGTATATGAAAAATATGCATTATAGTAAATATTCAAATTACATAAATATgggcattttaaaatgagaagtACAATGAAAACCACTATATATTTCCGGTCTTTTTTCCTCTCGAAAAGCTCGGTCTAAGGAACCACCGCCCTTTTTGGCATTATCTCGGAGGAGAGCACGTTGTGAAAGGGCACGCCATTCTACGGCGGTTAGGTTAGACAAAATCCCACACCGAAGGATCAATATATGACCTTAAAGCAACGGCAAGATTTATACGTCAATGCAAGGGTGCGACTGCGAGCTGAAATAGCCCCTTCGCTGCTGAATTCATGATGCTCTCTAACAAGGAAATCGCATTATTGAGCAGATACAGTAACAATGCACAACCACTTGAGTTTTTGCACTGCTTTTGTGTTAAGCGCAAATATGCCCATATTTACTGGTAAATATCCTTATAATTAGTATTACTATTCAACGAAATCTTCTAATTTTGACATCCAATGCAAAATATAGCAATTaccgtctttttttttttttttacagtggaaTACATATTAAAGGCTGCATTATGTATACAAATTCATGTACGTTTATCacaaattaacaaaactgtatacgtaagtaaaatataaaaacctTAATCACTTACCAGAGCTTCACTTTCCAGACGAAAGAGCTTTTCTGTGTGCAGTAGTGGACTGACGCGCCGTTTGCGCAGCCTGAGAAAATATAGCCTGGAATATGCAAATGAGGAGGCGTGGCGACACGCAGCATCGCTTTCACAAAAGAATCGTTCACACTGTCAAGTTTTCCATTATTACATTAACAGATTTGTTTGCGCTGACGATTTTATTAAACGTATAAGCTTTAGAATATGTttacaaataaatgcattgttgCAGGTTTATTTTGCGAAACATATCCGGTTATGGAGTATGCTTCAAAGACGACATCTAGTGGCTGGTTATGGTACCTTACACTTATATTAAAGTTAGGCTTCCACTGGACTAGACACTAGACACTAGAATAGACACTCAACTTCATAAATGTAAGTGACAGTGAGGGACTCAGTGCAGTAAAACAGTTGAATTAACAGATTTTATATTCATCTATCTTCCACAGAAATGTTTTGATATCCTGTTTTCACATATTTTTCATAATGAATGGCTTCAGAATTTTGTAATATTTGATAAAGGATAAACATGTAACACAATTTAAAGTCATTCAACACTCACTTTGCCCATGTGAAAAAGTCATGACTCCACTCAGCCAGATGACCAAATCGAATTGGTAATCTCAGCTGACTGAAGTAGTCAGCACAAGATTTCTACAAGAATTCTACGCCATGATCAAATGAAATTCCAGAAGaaacgaggaaaaaaaaatgttgaaacTAACCACATAGGAAAGGGTTACGAAGCCATTTCTATGCTTTGGGACTGCACTACACCACAGTGAGAGCCAGTGTCTGTAAATGGAGAACATTCGAAACAGTGGTGAATCTTCCCAGGAAAGGTCAGTAGGCCAAAATGTGTCCAAGGTCACAGTGACGAATCATTCAAGAAGTCACAAAAGATCCCAGAAGGCCATTCCAAGAGCTGCAGGTCTTCTTAGCCTCAGCTACGGTCAGTGCTCATTATGCACAGCAAGAATGAGACTGAGTAAAAATAGCATTCATAGGGAGCGTAGAAACCCGTGCTGTCCAAAAGTAACGACAGTGTTCGTGTCACATTTGCAGAGAGAAATAATGTTTATGGACAGTCGGTCAAAAGGACTCTGGACGATGCATGTCCCACTGTGTCTGacataaaggaaaaaaacagtgtTCCACAGTAAGAATGTAATACCCATAATCAGGGGTTAAATCAGAATCggaggggggggtgacaggTAGTGAGTGGGGATGGGGGTCCTGAGTGAGCCAttctgtatataaataaattagttattatttgtatttatgatCAAAATATTAAGATACCGCATGTACATTTTTTGGCATGTTGTGTTACCACTTGAAAGCACCATAATATACACAAGAAAATATCTTTAATTGATATGGGTGTTGTACATATCGTGTGGTTAAATAACTTAACAACAATTCAAAATGGCTTATCACTACAAGTAAATTCTTAGTATTCAGTTGTGATGTGAAATTGCATTAAAACTTATTCACTGAGTTTTTGTTACACGTCTTACCTCTAGAAGAGTCTGGCAGTAAGTGAAAATTTAGCAGTAGTAAAGTAAacaaaacaagtaaaaatagaaaaacaagGGTCACAAATCAAGGTGTTGTGTAAGAATATCTCAGCTAGGGCCCACCCCTTCATGCAGaagaaaaacattatttttagtGCAAAACTGACCTTTCATTTAAACCTTTCACTTTAAGGCTTTTACTGAATGTTGGGACACTAAGCAAAGTGccatttggacataaggaggtagGGCTGAGTTCCACCTGGATCTACTTATATTTAAACCCTACTTCATTTGAAAATGAGAGAGTAGCGTGATGGTGAGCTGATGCTTTGCTGCCTCAGGACCCGGAAGACTAGCTATTTTATTCAAGGAACCATGAATTCTGCACATTACCAGAGAAGTAGAATGTCTGTGATCTGAAGCTGAAGCATAACTGAGCTACATGCATTGTGGATACTGTGTCTGCACACCATGTTTGGTCTATGGCACTTCCTTATTTCATGGTCATGTATAGTGGTCACAGTGCAAAACcatcacatttttttaaataatttgggcTGTAGTGTTATTCTTGTCCCATTTTGTTAGTTATTATCTGCattaaaaaaaaggcaaaacattTACGCAAAAAGCAACCTGAATATGCGTAGTGACCCTGTGCACCAACCTGTGCAGAATAACTGGGGTCACTTCCGTACTTCCTATGTGCTACTATTTTACCCTTCCCTGAAGAACATGAATCCTTTTCAGAAAACCATAGGTTCCTTCCTTATAAATACTAATATGTGTTGAGCTTGAAAGGAATGTGTGGTTTCTGATAGTCACCACTACGACTGGAGGGGATAACTGGAAGTATGAAATTTCCCCAAACCTCATTTGGTCAACGTAATTTATAATGTATTGTTGCACTTCATTCTTATCACTGCTGTGTCATTCCTTAGTGCTGAATGTAGGGCTGTGTGACCAGGTAAAAAATgttattacaataaaaaaaaattaacatcaGTCCATATTGACAAATTATCATGATGAATGTCAAATCATTATTTCTTTCCAGTTTAAAGACTGTCATTTTATATATTGAcactatttatatatatttacacacacacagaacttcAAGCAAAATTTATTTGaacatgatttattaatttaaagA from Paramormyrops kingsleyae isolate MSU_618 chromosome 16, PKINGS_0.4, whole genome shotgun sequence carries:
- the LOC111851511 gene encoding thymosin beta-11-like, encoding MSDKPNLEEVTSFDKTKLKKTQTEEKNPLPSKETIEQEKQAETS